The Prunus persica cultivar Lovell chromosome G7, Prunus_persica_NCBIv2, whole genome shotgun sequence genome has a segment encoding these proteins:
- the LOC109950151 gene encoding gibberellin 3-beta-dioxygenase 1-like, translating to MEEYQMEMKGLAAKLIELMLRSLGLNNEDVKWLRHPRSLLQLNSYPVCPDPTRAMGLAPHTDSSLLTLLYQTTTGGLQVLVDGVSWAPVYPTAGALVVNVGDLMHILSNGCFKSVVHRAIVNKVHHRISIAYFYGPPWDVKISPLMKLIDHNHPPLYQPVTWKEYLGYKATHFNKALELIRNDGGEIQAN from the coding sequence ATGGAAGAGTACCAAATGGAGATGAAGGGACTTGCTGCAAAACTGATAGAGCTCATGCTTCGATCATTGGGCTTGAACAATGAAGATGTCAAATGGCTCAGACATCCTCGGTCCTTGCTTCAACTCAACTCATACCCCGTCTGCCCAGACCCGACCCGGGCCATGGGCCTAGCCCCTCACACAGACTCCTCATTGCTCACTTTGCTATACCAGACCACTACAGGCGGCCTGCAAGTCCTTGTGGACGGGGTTTCGTGGGCGCCGGTGTACCCAACTGCCGGTGCGCTGGTTGTCAACGTCGGGGATTTAATGCACATACTATCCAACGGATGTTTCAAGAGTGTAGTCCATCGTGCCATTGTCAACAAAGTGCACCATCGCATCTCCATCGCATACTTCTACGGCCCACCATGGGATGTGAAGATATCGCCGTTGATGAAATTGATCGATCACAATCATCCACCTCTCTATCAGCCGGTAACTTGGAAGGAGTACCTTGGTTACAAGGCAACGCACTTCAACAAGGCGCTTGAACTCATCCGGAATGATGGAGGAGAAATACAAGCCAACTAG
- the LOC18771319 gene encoding gibberellin 3-beta-dioxygenase 1: MNIHLSSHHHLIPLDFKSLVTLPNSHTWAPSSSDHHPFPESVPVIDLSDPNATPLVRLACEKWGVFQVTNHGVPMNLIKQTQLQTHRLFALPRDQKLRVLRSPDGFTGYGSARISDNFPKLMWSEGFSMMGSPLEHARQLWPLHHANFWYVPETNK; the protein is encoded by the coding sequence aTGAACATCCACCTCTCTTCCCACCACCACCTCATCCCTCTCGACTTCAAATCCCTCGTCACCTTACCCAACTCCCACACTTGGGCTCCATCCTCCTCCGATCACCACCCGTTCCCCGAATCCGTACCGGTCATCGACCTATCCGACCCGAATGCCACCCCTCTGGTCCGCCTTGCCTGTGAGAAATGGGGTGTGTTCCAAGTCACCAACCATGGCGTTCCCATGAACCTCATCAAACAAACTCAGCTCCAAACCCATCGACTCTTCGCCCTCCCCAGAGACCAAAAACTCCGGGTCCTCCGCTCGCCCGATGGCTTCACCGGGTACGGGTCGGCCCGCATTTCTGACAACTTCCCCAAGCTGATGTGGTCGGAGGGTTTCTCGATGATGGGGTCTCCGCTGGAACATGCCCGCCAGCTTTGGCCACTTCACCACGCCAACTTCTGGTACGTGCCAgagacaaataaataa